One Maribacter sp. HTCC2170 genomic window, AAGTATAATGTTCCAAAATCAATTCTTTATAATCGGTTTCCATTAGTTCCTTTGCGGCCAACCCTTTTTCCTTGTAGAGTCGTGCACGTTTGCTGAAGAGTGACTCATAACTGCCAGAAAGCTTATGCATTTCTTCCAACTGAATTTTGGTAATGGCCTCGGTCTTTATGTCTTGCAATTGAAACCCTTCCAACGGTTGTAATTCCTTTAAAATTCGCTTGCAGGTATCGCAGGTACTTAAGTGATATATTTTATTCATTGTAGTTGATTTTTAAATTCTATGTAGGTAGAAATCTGTTCTAGTTTTCAATGTATTCCGAGGTTCCTATTGTTTGGTTTCCGCCCAGCCATTCCCAATTTAGTTTTAATTTGATCTTACCCTGTTCATTTAGACTAATTTCAGCGATAGCTTTTCCGGCCTTTAATTCATCATCGGTTGTTATGCATTGATACCGCATATGAAGTTCATTGCTCTTTAATACCGAAATTATTTTCCCATAACGAATGTTTCCACCATGATATTCGGCTGTGACTAAATTCCCCTTTTGGCTATATTCAAAGACAGTTTCAGTATCAACCTCCCCGTTTTTTGAATTGGTGATTAGCGAAAAGGTTTTATTGTTGAAATCCAATTTATTCATATTAAAAAAGCTAAAGGATTTTACATTCAAAAATGTTAATGCAAAGAAACCCAATTCCTCTTAATTGAACTACTTTTAACTATCTTGTTATTTTAAGTGAAAAGTATAACACAAAAAATTAATCTTTGAAAAGCCAGAATTCTTTTCGGTATTCTTTTGTACTGCTTTTGGTTTTTACTATGTGTACCGTAGATAGCCTAATTGGTCAAAATCTTGAAGAGTCAGGTGACTTGGTTCGGTTTGACAAAACCATTGGTCCAATGAATTCAGGAGCTTTTACTGGGTACGCCTATACTGAAGAATTTAGGGTTTTGGGAGACCGGCACAAGTTCTTTTTAAGTTCAGATTTCTTACTGGGTACTGTCAACTACAACGGGCAGTCGTACTTCGATTACAAAATGAAGTATGATGTGCATGGGGACAATCTATTACTTCGGCACGGTGGTGTGAACGGCACCCAAGCTATCCAATTGATAAAGGAAAGGGTAACTAAATTTGAGATTGAGGGACATCGATTTATCAACCTTGATGTCAACTACAAAATGAAAACACCTGTTTCAGGATTTCTTGAAGTACTTTTTGAAGGGAACAATTTTTCTTTCCTGAAAAAGCATAAAAAATACGCATTGAAAAAGGTAGAATTGGAATCGGTATATTTTGAATTTAAAGGCCTTAGTGAATACTTTTTAGTATTGAACAATGGGGTAAACAAAATCAAATCCAATAAGCAGATTACAGCACTTTTTCCCAACTACCGAAAGCAGATAAGTGATTTTACCTCTAAGTATAAGAAAATCAAGAAAAGTGATGTTCAATTGTATCTCGAATCAATATTATCTGATTTGGACAAACTCATTGAATTAAAAAACGAGGAGGGAAAATGAAGGACAAAATAGCCATTCTTGCTTTTTTGTTCATTTTGGCCGTCAATGGCCAAGAAATCGCACCTAGGTTTTCTTTTGATTTTCAGGACATCAGTTTGGAAAATGCATTACTGCAATTACAGTCGGAATCTGGTAAATCAATGTATTTGGCAGATGAATGGATTAAAGGGAAAACGGTTACAAAACACTATACTAACGTTTTACTTGAGGATATACTTTCGGATCTTTTAAAAGACACCCAGCTAAATTTTTTTATCTCTAAAGATCATCGAATCATTTTCACCCAGAACAATCGAATTTTTGGTGAACTACCCGAAAACTTTTTTGGAAGGGAAGAACTGATCAACGAGGAAAATGAGGATGATGATCCGGCAGCAAGTATTTTTTTGTCGGATAAAGCTTCGGAATCAAAATTAAAAGTAGCTACTGTTCGCATCGGAAAAGAACAAAAAAACAATCAACGGAAAAGATTTAGACTCTCCGGAACCATAAGGAATATCGCTGACAATAGACCTGTTCCAAATTTTGCAGTGGTAGTGCGGGCATTAGGAATTGGCACAACGACAGACAATAGTGGGCGATATGCTATAAATCTTCCAGTAGGTCTAAATGTTGTTGAAACCAGTTCTTTAGGATTTGAAGACACTAAAACCAATATTATCATTTACAACGACGGAAATTATAATATTGAAGTTGAAGAAAGTTATGAGCTTTTGGATGAAGTTGTTCTTAAGGCAGATGCAGTAAGTAACGTTGATGATGCGACAACCGGAAACACAAAAATTGGGGCCGAGGAAACCAAGAACATTCCTTTGGTTCTTGGTGAACGTGATTTATTGAAAGTGGCGACAACCTTACCTGGGGTTACGACGGCGGGTGAAGGTTCAGCGGGGTTTAATGTAAGGGGAGGAAAAACGGATCAAAACCTAATCCTATTAGACAATGCTGTTGTTTACAATCCTTCCCATTTTTTTGGAATATTTCAGGCCTTGAACCCTTTTGCCATTAGTGATTTAAACATTTATAAAGGGGCAATACCTGCTGAGTACGGAGGGCGATTGTCATCAGTTTTCGAAATCAGTACTAAAAACCCCGATACCGAAGAGTTTAAGGGGGAAGTTTCTATTGGTCCAGTTACAGCCAATGCAGTCGTAGAAATTCCTTTGGTGAAGGAAAAATCGGGTTTAATGATTGGTGCAAGAGGGGCTTATTCGGACTGGGTTTTACGTTCGTTGAACGATGTTTCATTAAAAAACAGTAGCGCCAGTTTTTATGATGTAATGGGCAAGTATAACCATCAGATTAACGAGAACAATGGTTTAAGTGTTTCTGGATATTATAGTAAGGATGCTTTTAGTATTACCTCTGATTCCTTGTATGGCTATAGCAATCGACTTTTTTCTTTAAAATGGGACCATAAATTCAATGAAAAAAATGCTGGAAGTCTAGTGCTGACCAATAGTCAATATAACTTCGATATTGATTTTGATGGTAGCGTAAACGACAATTTTCTGCAAAAATATAAAATTGATGAAACCGAACTGAAATTGAGGATGAAGTATCTTCTTAATGATCGGCACAATTTTGATTATGGTTTTTCAACTAAACTATACGGGGTACAGCCAGGACAAATAGACCCAAAAACATCCCAAGACCTAATATTACCATTAAAAATCCCTAAAGAACGGGGCATTGAATCCGCTTTGTTCCTAACGGACAATTTAAAGGTAAATGACAAATTATTGCTTGATCTTGGATTAAGGTATTCTTTTTTCACAGCCTTGGGCAGTAGTCAACAACTGGTCTATGAAGATGGTTTGCCAAAAAGTACAGAAACAGTGGTCGATACATTGAATTTTAAAAAAAATGAGGTAATAAAAACCTACGGCGGACCTGAAGTGCGTATCTCTGCCCGATATTTTTTAAAAGAGGATTTTTCAATCAAGGCTAGTTTTAATAATATGTATCAATTCATACATACCTTATCGAATAATACAACGGTTTCCCCTATTGATACATGGAAGTTATCTGATTACAATATCAAACCACAACAAGCCAAACAGTTTGCTCTTGGGCTCTATAAAAACATTGATAATGACAATTATGAACTTAGTTTGGAAGGATTCTACAAGAGACAAAAGAACCTACTGGATTTTAAGACAGGGGCCAAATTAATTTTGAACGAGACCATCGAGACCGAAGTTCTTCAAGGGGATGGAAAATCATATGGGTTAGAGTTCTTTGTTCGCAAGAATGCGGGTAAACTAAACGGATGGCTGGGTTATACTTATTCCAGGTCTTTGTTGAAGTTGGATAGTGGGTTTAGGGAAGAACGTGTTAATGATGGTAGATATTTTCCTTCGAACTTTGATAAACCCCATGATTTTAGCCTTGTTCTTAATTACAAGTTTACCAAGCGTTACAGTGTATCAACCAATTTTCTTTATCAGACTGGTCGCCCGGTTACTTTCCCAGTTGGTAATTACACATTCAATGATATAGAATATGTGCTTTATAGCGATCGTAATCGTTACCGAATCTCGGACTATTATAGATTGGATATTGGATTGAACATTGAGGGGAACCACAAAGCCAAGAAATTGGCGCATAGTTTTTGGAATATATCGGTTTACAACGTGTTGGGAAGAAATAATCCGTACTCGGTATTTTTTGTTTCAGATTCGGGAGAGATTGAAGCTTTACAAAGTTCAATTTTCTCTATTCCAGTACCATCTATAACCTATAATTTTAAATTTTGATGCCCATTTGTTCATGCAGATGTTAAAGGAAAACACATATCGCCCATTTAGAATAAAGAACAGTTTTTTATTGTTCAGTTTGCTTCTGTGGTTAATGGGCTGTGTTGAACCGTATGAAGGTGAAGTGACTGACTATGAGGATGTGATTGTGGTAAATGCAAATTTGACCAACGAATTAAAAAGACAGGAGGTGAGATTAACCCGATCTTATCGTTTCGAGGAAGAAGAGCCACGTTCGGAATCCAATGCGCAAGTTCAGATTATTGGTGATGACGGTAGTACATTTGGTTTTGAAGAATTCGAACCGGGAAGGTATCTGTCGAATATTCAGTTTGCGGCACAGCCTAATATTGCATATTCACTTTCTATTGAAACAGAGGAGGGTAAATTTTACAACTCGGATGCCATGAGCCTACCAAGTGCGGCTTTGCTGGAAGACTTATATGCGGAACGCACTACAAATGATGATGGGGAAGATGGTATTGGAATTTTTGTCGATAGTTTTGACCCAGAAAGCCAATCTAGATATTATCGTTTTGAATTTGAGGAGACCTACAAGGTCATTGCTCCTTATTGGAGCAAGTTTGATGCTGTTGTACTGAGTGAAGGTCATAGTACAATTTCTCTTGGTGTGATTCTCAGAGAACGTGAAGAGCAGGTTTGTTATGGTACAGATACGGCAAAAGATATTTTAATTCAAAGTACACTTGGGCTTTCAGAGGATAGGTTAACAAGGTTCAGGGTAAGGTTTATTAAAAACGACAACTATATTATTACACATAGGTATAGTATTCTGGTAAAACAGTTTGTACAAAACCCGGAAGCATTTACATATTATGAGACCTTAAAAGGGCTTTCGAAATTGTCCGGGAATATATTTTCGGAGGACCAACCTGGTTTTTTAGGGGGCAATATTTCCGCCGCCGATGGGTCTGAAGAAAATGTAGCGGGTTTTTTCGAAGTATCCGCTGTTAACGAAAAACGAATTTTCTTTGATTATGAGGATTTTTATGCCGGCGAAGAAAAACCACCATTTTTATCGTCATGCTTTTTTACCGCCCCAACCACTACAGGAAGGCTGGGTGAAAGAAGATTGTTGAATGCTATTTATGATGATAATTTACGTTTTTATGATTACAATCGTAACCCCGATCAAGAAGTGGGAACAGGGCCATTCCTAATGGTTCGTCCCGAATGTGGGGACTGTACGGTTTTAGGAAGTAATAAAGTACCTGATTTTTGGATAGAATAATAAATTCTTTATGAAGAAAGTATTGCTGTTAATGCTCTTTTTGTTTGTCGTAAACGTTACGGTGAATGGGCAATCTATTCCAAAAGATCAGGCAATTGAAGAGGGTTTTGAAAATATATCCCCAGAGCGTATCTACATACATTTTAATACGACACTATTATTCCCTGCTGAGTATTTGTATTACAGGGTCTATTGTTTTGATAAAAAGACTGAACGCTTGAGTAAAATAAGCAAAATAGCTTATGTCGAGTTGGTTTCAGAAAATCAAGAAGTTATCTTTAAACAGAAGGTCAGATTGCAAGAAGGTGTTGGTCAGGGAGATTATTTTGTTCCGGTTTCACTTCCTTCAGGAAATTACAAACTGGTTGCCTATACCAATTGGATGAGGAATTTTGGAGGTGATAAATTGTTTGAAAATGATATAAGTATCATTAACCCTTACCAAGCCAATCAAGAAGCCATTATAAAGTCATTTGAAGGACAAATAAAAAGCTCGGTTGATTCAATCTTGGTTGAAAAGGAAGGTAACACAGAGTCCCCTGATTTTATTCCGGTTTCGGTTGGATCTATTAAGGTCGGTTTAGAAAAGGACAAGTACAGCAAGCGTGCAGCAGTAAAGTTGATGCTCAAAGGTGAAAATGGCAAAGATTTACCTAAAGGAAGATATTCACTATCGGTAAGACAATTGGGAGGCCTATCGCAACACGGCAGAACGCCTATAAATGCTGGTTTTGATAGTAAAGAATCGTTTAAAGATTCACCCCAGATGTATTTGCCTGAATTAAGGGGTGAATTAATCAAAGGGCGGATAGTCTCAGTGAAAAACAGCGTTTCGAATGCCAAAAGAAAAGTGGCAATTTCTTTCCCCGGTGATGACTACCAGTTTAAAATTGTAGAGACCAATTCAGAAGGAATTTTCTATGTTAATCTTAATAAGGGCAATACAAGTGAAAGGACACTTGTTCAGGTTTTGGGAAAAGAACGTGATGAGTTCAATGTTCAATTCGATGAACTCAATTCTCTGGACTATTCACAAATGGTCTTTAAAAAAATCACAATAGACCAAAGCGATAAAGAAAGTATTTTGGGAAGAAGTATCCATAACCAAATCGAGAGTGCTTATTTTAGATTTAAACCAGATTCGGTCTTACCAACAACACACCAGTTACCTTTTAATAGTAACAATTTCCAAAATTATGATTTAGCGGATTATAATAGTTTCAAATCCCTAAAAGAGACCCTGCTTGAAATTATAAAAGATACATGGGTACGCAAGAATGCTGATACTGGGCTAGAGATTGAAGTAAAAAGTATGGACTTGATATCCAATCCTAATTTACTTCCTTTGGTCATTGTAGATGGGGTTATTGTACAAGATCATGAACGCTTGTTGGATTATGATGCCAGAAACTTGGAATCTATAGGCGTTTATCGGGACAAGTATGTTTTTGGTCCCCAGGTGTATCAAGGGGCATTGGTTTTGAAGACCAAGAAATCTGATTATTCCCAAAATGTAAATGATACCAGTGTTAAGCAATTTCAAATACTACGACCTCAGTTGAGTAAAAAGTATTTTACACAGCAATATGACCTTGATGGTGATACTACTACATTTGACCTGCCAGATGATCGTTTACAATTGGTTTGGATGCCCCAAGTAGATGTTATGGGAAAAACTTTTGATGTTGAATTCTTTACCTCAGATGTCACCGGAACATATGAGATTTGTCTTGAAGGAATTACAAATAATGGAGAGTTTATCTCAGCCCATAAAACTTTTTTGGTAGAATAATACAAAGAATACTATTCTTCCCTTGCCCAACCTGAGGCCCATTCGGGAAAGCTGATGCTATTACCTGAACCTAATGAATTACCTTCTGAATAGAAAGAAGCATTGGGACCTGTGTAATTTGTGGGTGAAAAGGTAGGGGCGGTACTATCAAATTGGACGGGGTCTATTTGTATTTCTCCAGCGTCGATTCTAGTTGTAGCTATTGGCCCTTGAATATTGATGCCCAGCAGTGCATTATTTGTATAAATATCTTCAAACGTCCCAATGCCTCCTCCATGATCAATAAGTAAGGTACCTTCAGGGGCAGACCCGATAATTGAACTATTTTT contains:
- a CDS encoding carboxypeptidase-like regulatory domain-containing protein, translated to MKDKIAILAFLFILAVNGQEIAPRFSFDFQDISLENALLQLQSESGKSMYLADEWIKGKTVTKHYTNVLLEDILSDLLKDTQLNFFISKDHRIIFTQNNRIFGELPENFFGREELINEENEDDDPAASIFLSDKASESKLKVATVRIGKEQKNNQRKRFRLSGTIRNIADNRPVPNFAVVVRALGIGTTTDNSGRYAINLPVGLNVVETSSLGFEDTKTNIIIYNDGNYNIEVEESYELLDEVVLKADAVSNVDDATTGNTKIGAEETKNIPLVLGERDLLKVATTLPGVTTAGEGSAGFNVRGGKTDQNLILLDNAVVYNPSHFFGIFQALNPFAISDLNIYKGAIPAEYGGRLSSVFEISTKNPDTEEFKGEVSIGPVTANAVVEIPLVKEKSGLMIGARGAYSDWVLRSLNDVSLKNSSASFYDVMGKYNHQINENNGLSVSGYYSKDAFSITSDSLYGYSNRLFSLKWDHKFNEKNAGSLVLTNSQYNFDIDFDGSVNDNFLQKYKIDETELKLRMKYLLNDRHNFDYGFSTKLYGVQPGQIDPKTSQDLILPLKIPKERGIESALFLTDNLKVNDKLLLDLGLRYSFFTALGSSQQLVYEDGLPKSTETVVDTLNFKKNEVIKTYGGPEVRISARYFLKEDFSIKASFNNMYQFIHTLSNNTTVSPIDTWKLSDYNIKPQQAKQFALGLYKNIDNDNYELSLEGFYKRQKNLLDFKTGAKLILNETIETEVLQGDGKSYGLEFFVRKNAGKLNGWLGYTYSRSLLKLDSGFREERVNDGRYFPSNFDKPHDFSLVLNYKFTKRYSVSTNFLYQTGRPVTFPVGNYTFNDIEYVLYSDRNRYRISDYYRLDIGLNIEGNHKAKKLAHSFWNISVYNVLGRNNPYSVFFVSDSGEIEALQSSIFSIPVPSITYNFKF
- a CDS encoding arsenate reductase family protein; translation: MNKIYHLSTCDTCKRILKELQPLEGFQLQDIKTEAITKIQLEEMHKLSGSYESLFSKRARLYKEKGLAAKELMETDYKELILEHYTFLKRPVVLFNDQIFVGNSKKVVQAAKETIHS
- a CDS encoding DUF4249 domain-containing protein; translation: MLKENTYRPFRIKNSFLLFSLLLWLMGCVEPYEGEVTDYEDVIVVNANLTNELKRQEVRLTRSYRFEEEEPRSESNAQVQIIGDDGSTFGFEEFEPGRYLSNIQFAAQPNIAYSLSIETEEGKFYNSDAMSLPSAALLEDLYAERTTNDDGEDGIGIFVDSFDPESQSRYYRFEFEETYKVIAPYWSKFDAVVLSEGHSTISLGVILREREEQVCYGTDTAKDILIQSTLGLSEDRLTRFRVRFIKNDNYIITHRYSILVKQFVQNPEAFTYYETLKGLSKLSGNIFSEDQPGFLGGNISAADGSEENVAGFFEVSAVNEKRIFFDYEDFYAGEEKPPFLSSCFFTAPTTTGRLGERRLLNAIYDDNLRFYDYNRNPDQEVGTGPFLMVRPECGDCTVLGSNKVPDFWIE